Genomic segment of Umezawaea sp. Da 62-37:
GACGTCGTCGTGCGATTGGCGTGGACAGTGGCTGATCTCGCCGACGCCGATCTGCCCGACCGCGGCCACGTCGAGCGAGCGCTGGCACTGCGGCAGCCTGCGGCTGCCACGCGGGAGGTGCGGTGATGCCTGGACCCGTGTCCGCGTTCGACCCGCCCTACCGGGAGTTGTATGTGCGTGACGTCGGTGATCTCGGCGACGCGTTGGTCGGGCACGGGCTGCGCAGGGAATTCGAGCAGCAGGTCCGTGCCCGACTGCCCGAGCTGATGATGAAAGCCATCACCCGCTGCTGGACCCGCTGGTCGCAGGTCTGGGTCGTGCAATGCGGCGGAGACACCCGCAACAACCGGGTCATCCTCGCCGGAGGACAACCACACACCATCGTCGAGCTGACCCTGCCCTACCTACAGCGCTACCAGGTGCGCACCCCGATGACCGACACCGACCGACTGTTGGCCGCCTTGCAGGCCGACTACCCGCAGGGCACCCCCACTCGTGCGCTTGCCGACGCTCTCACCGGTGTGCTCACCGCGTGGACGCACCACCGCGGTCAACGCCACACCGGGGTGCCCTTGGCCCAGATCGACCGGGCCATCGCCGAACCCCTGCGACCACTGCTGGCCGCGTGGCTGCATGGCGAGCAGATCACCGACTCCGACGACCAGCAGTGGCGCCTGCGTTGACCGAACCTTGGTTCCAACCAGTAGGGGATCCCGCACCCCGTACCGCCCGCTGCGGCGGGCGCTCTCCGCCCCCGGCTGAGTGCGGACCTCCACCCGGAACTCCCACTCCCCACGGGACCGATTCACGTGGTCGAAGCCCGATGATTCCTCCGCCTGCTCGGCAACGCACAACGCCGAAAGGACGTGCACAACATGAAGCAGACCCAAGCGCAAGCCGCGCCCGGCAGCGCCGACGGCGCCGTCCGCCCCGTCGACAGCAACGCGAACCCCAACGAACTGCGCGTCCCCGCCATCGAGATCCAGCAGGGCAAACGCCGCATCTACACCTTCGCGGTGGACGGCACACAGGTACACGAGTTCGCGGCCGTCTCCCGCATCCGCCGCGACCACGAACAGCTGCACGGCTACCAGCGACCCGAAGCCCTCGCTCACGTCCGAGCCATCCGCCGCTACCTGGAGTCCGCGGACGCCATACTGCCCAACGCCCTGGTCCTCGCCTTCGACCCGACCGTGCGCTTCATCCCGCGTGAGCCGACCGCCCCAGGGGCGTTCGCGACGCTCGGTGAACTGGTCATCCCGATCGATCTCTCCCTGCCCCCACACCAGCGATCCGCGTGGATGGTCGACGGCCAGCAGCGCGCCGCCGCGCTACGCGACGCCGACCTGGACAGCTTTCCCGTGGCCGCGGTCGGGTTCATCAGCGACGCCGTAGCCGAGCAGCGCACGCAGTTCATCCTGGTCAACTCGACCAAACCGTTGCCCAAGGGACTCATCCACGAGCTGTTGCCCGACACCACCGGGCCTCTGCCACCCACGCTCGCGCGGCGCCGATTGCCCGCCGAGGTGATGGTCCGGCTCAACACCACCGGACCGTTCGCCGGACGCATCAAGTCGCCGACCGCCCCCGACGGGTACATCCAGGACACGAGCGTGATGAAGATGATCGAACACAGCCTCCACGATGGCGCGCTGTATCACTACCGCGACACCGACGGCACCGGCGACATCAAGCGCATCATCGTCCACCTCAATGCCTTCTGGTCCGCGGTGCGCGACACCTGGCCCGAAGACTGGGAGCTGCCGCCCCGCCGATCCCGGCTCACCCACGGCGTGGGCATCGCGGCCTTGGGCTACGTCATGGACGCCCTCACCGACGGCATCACCGCCACCGAGCTCAGCCCGCACCTTCTCCGGGAGCGGCTGGAATGTCTACTTCCGCATACCGCGTGGTCCTCTGGCCACTGGAACTTGCGTGACGAGCAGTGCTCCTGGAACGGGCTGCAGAACACCACTAACGACATCTCCCGCTTGGCGCGCCACCTTCAACGCACGCTGCCAACAACTCGATGACGGCTCACGCCAAGCATCAAACCAGTGATGACGAAACCCCGAGCTTCCGGTCGCATCAATGGTGACGAGGAGCCACTGAAGAAGCGGCCGGACATCCTTTGACAGCAACCGTCACGGTGCAGACAGGACGTAACCACATGCGAGAAATCCGAGCGGCGGCCGCAGCGGATATCGCTGCCGATGCCACCCGCGCCGCCGACAACAGCTACCGCGAGTCCGCCGCTGTCGCGGCTCTCACCGGCGTGCCCTCACGCCGGAAGAAGAAACCGACGCCCGTGAGGAGGCGGCAGGGGAAGCGATCACGTCGCGGTCGATGGTGTTTTTGGCGGCGATACCCCCGAGTACGTGAGCATGCTGTTCATCACCGCGCGCATCCGCAATTTCTGTGTGGACGGCGGGGAGTTGGCCCGCAGCCACCTGCAGGCACACGGGGCGCTCGCCACCCCCGACCGCGTCGAGTTCATCGCCGGACAGTTCCGCACGCTGGCCGAGGTCTTGGAGACCTCCGAGGTGGACCTGCTCGACGAAGGCCGCACCATCGCACAACTGCGTGTCTACGCCGATTCCTCGACCAGGAAAGGAAAGCTACGTGAACGACTCCACCAGCACCCCGGACAGCGCCGACACGACCGATGGCCCGGCTCTCAGACCCCGGCCACTGATCGGGCGCCGCACAGGGCCGGACGGGCGCAAGTTCCCGTGGGGCCCGATCACCGCGGTCCACGAGATCGGGCCCTACGCGATCGTGGAGTACCGCCGCGACGCCAGCAACACCTCCAAGAGGGCATGGGCCGATCACGGCAGCACCTACTTCCACCCCTTCATCGACGGACGCGACACCGGCCTCGGTCTGGAGTCCCTGGACTCGGCGTTGGTCCACGCGATCGGATACCGCGCCGAAGGACCCAACGGGAGAGCAGCCGACTACTTCATGGTCATGATCGGTGGGGTGCCGTCGTGACGTGAACGTCTCGTCCAGAAGGTCGATGCCCGCACCTCGACTACCGCAGCGGCGGGATCTCACCCGACCGACCGCATCGCCGGCGCACGTGTGAAGCCCGGTGTTGAACGACGCGAAGAAGAACCTGAGAAGCCACGGGTCCTGGGGCGGTGGGGCGGCTGCACTCTGCCTTGGGAGGGGGGAAAGGGCAAGCCAGAAAAGACGGCTTGCCCTTTCCCCCCTCCCAAGGCCGAACGAGTGCGCCCCACCGCCCAGAACCCACGACGTTGTGGGCCGCGCGGCGGGGAGCCCGAACTCCGAGTCCGAAAGGGACAGCCACGATGACCACGACCGACCTCGTCCTACGACCCACCACCGACCTTGACACACCACCCGCCCGTGAACCGGACACGACACCGACCTGGCCCGAGGGACTCATCGCGAGAGCGGACGCGCTACTCAGCGGCGGTTTCGCCCAAGTCCTCACAGCCATGGCCGAGGCTCTCGAGCTCGTCGATCAGGCCGAAGAGGAGATCCAAGCCGCCCGCATCCGACACCCGCGGCACGCCGACCGGATCTACCACGCTTTTCCGCTACTCGTGCCGAGCGCGGCGCTGGAGCGGCTGGAGTCCGAGATGGTCTACCGCTCCCACTGCCGCGAACTGCTCGACCGCGTCGCCGCCGGCACCGACACCGATACCCGGCCCGGTACCGCGGCCGAAGTCTGCTGCGCGATGCTGCACACCAGCCTGCTCTCGCCGCTGACCTCCGCGGCCACAGGCCTGTACATGCGAATGTGGCAGGCCGCCCGGTTCCCGGAGCTGCCCGAGTTCACCGAGGCCCGCCACCACCACGAGGCCTTGGAGAGCACGGTCATCGACGACCACGAGCAGCTCGCCCGCCGCAAGCTCACCGTCGCGGACCGTCGCCTGGGCGCCATCGACTGCCCCGGCCGCCACCACGGCGACGAAGTCGACTGCGCCTACCGGCCGATCGGCCAACTCGCCATTGACATCTGAGCACACGAACGCTCCGACGGCGCCATCGTGCTGCCCGACCCGGATCAGACAGAACGACAGCGCTCGGCCGGCCCGCTCGGCGCGCTGTTGCAGGACAGGGCAAAGCTGCACTGGATGGAGGAGGAGCACACGATGTCGCACCTGCTGGTCGTCCACTACAAGTACGCCCGGTACGACATCTACATCGGTCGGGGATCGAAGTGGGGCAACCCTTTCGTCATCGGCACAGACGGCACCCGCGAGCAGGTGATCGACCTCTATCAGCAGTGGCTGCCCGACCAACCCGAGCTGATGGCCGCGCTCGGTGAGTTGACCGACAAGACACTCGGGTGTTCCTGTGCGCCCCGAGACTGCCACGGTGACGTTCTGGCGCCGCTGGCGGCCCGCGTGCCCGTCCTCAGTCCCTGGGGACCCGTGCCGCATCCGGCTGGCGGACTTCCCGCGGTCAGGGCGCCGTTCTGAGCCCGTCGGTCGATCCAGCAGTGACGGCTTCGACAGCGTCGGTCATCGACGCCGATCTCGCTCCCGATCGCACGTCGGCGGCACTGGTCCCGACGGCCCGTCGGTCCGAAGCGGCTACCGGGGGAGACCTCACCGAGTCCGAAGCCCCCGTCCTGAAGGAGACAGTCATGTCCCCCGTAGCTCTGCCTCCCGGAACCATCGTCGAGATCCGCGGCCCGCAGTCGCCTGGCGTCCACCATCCGATCGAGCGAGCAGTGATCATCCACTCAGCGATGACCTGGGTCGTTGCCTACTTCCCCGGCGATGCGGGGCGGTTGGCCGATCCCGCCGATCCGGCGTCGATTCGCGTGCTGAGCACCGGCGACGTCCTGGCGTACCGCAAGTTCGCCGACTGCGAACCCTCGTGGGTCATCGCCACGTGGAACCACCTCACCCAGTCGGGGCCGGGCCTGCTCCAAGCTCCCCAGGCCGTCCTTGTGTGGCAACACGCTGCTGTGCTCGCGGCACATCAACTCGAGACGAAGGCCACATCGGTCATCACGCGTCAGCAGTTGGAGAGCTGGGCTGGACGAGCGTTGACCGACCAGGACCTCGACCGGATCACCGAGGCGCTTCCGTACTCCTTCGTCCCTGAGGGGATCGCCACGATCGTCGGCGGCCTGGACAGGCGCGACGCCAAACCGGCCGCAGACCTGCGCGGCAGCATGGCCGACGGCTACGACAGCGACCGCGTGAATCGCATCCTCGGACGCGTCGGCAAAGCATCAGGGCTGCGGATCGTCTGCGTCTGGGACTACCACGACGCGATCGGAGTCGGCGGCGA
This window contains:
- the dbpB gene encoding DGQHR domain-containing protein DpdB, encoding MKQTQAQAAPGSADGAVRPVDSNANPNELRVPAIEIQQGKRRIYTFAVDGTQVHEFAAVSRIRRDHEQLHGYQRPEALAHVRAIRRYLESADAILPNALVLAFDPTVRFIPREPTAPGAFATLGELVIPIDLSLPPHQRSAWMVDGQQRAAALRDADLDSFPVAAVGFISDAVAEQRTQFILVNSTKPLPKGLIHELLPDTTGPLPPTLARRRLPAEVMVRLNTTGPFAGRIKSPTAPDGYIQDTSVMKMIEHSLHDGALYHYRDTDGTGDIKRIIVHLNAFWSAVRDTWPEDWELPPRRSRLTHGVGIAALGYVMDALTDGITATELSPHLLRERLECLLPHTAWSSGHWNLRDEQCSWNGLQNTTNDISRLARHLQRTLPTTR
- a CDS encoding DUF4326 domain-containing protein — encoded protein: MLPDPDQTERQRSAGPLGALLQDRAKLHWMEEEHTMSHLLVVHYKYARYDIYIGRGSKWGNPFVIGTDGTREQVIDLYQQWLPDQPELMAALGELTDKTLGCSCAPRDCHGDVLAPLAARVPVLSPWGPVPHPAGGLPAVRAPF